From a region of the Gossypium raimondii isolate GPD5lz chromosome 10, ASM2569854v1, whole genome shotgun sequence genome:
- the LOC105776148 gene encoding uncharacterized protein LOC105776148 isoform X3, translated as MSNLIGRQDSTGSQTSTPSGSYSFNDSSRSNHSSVAPKVSSSGSHPHNHREDLNRASRLVPSSPLRNTGSSKDLLEAAEITIGELRAEARMWEQNARKLMVDLEYSQKEFLDLSKHQKSLEAALSASQAECDCLKQEIKEVKILLEESQMKQAAANNLKFQTKNNGNVQKELEEEIRFQREENANLALQLKKTQESNIELVSILQELEETIEKQKVEIDNLSAAKQTRKSSDSDGESDIVEQRSRHLLAENRNLEIQFQLLQESHGKSESTIQALEKTLEEKNHEMETEQALRRQSLMDCEAEWNRKSAEKEETIINLEMKLSEAPDVQGLKEMDSEKEGNSNLIKEIEDLKLKVQELERDCNELTDENLELHFKLKESSRDHSTTSNSLLPDHPGKNSFSRHEPEVPSADHLQSQSVVLGNRCADLELQLEAFKEKTSYLDDELSKYRARADEQETELVTLQQQLQHYQQTEIQSKESSISESPDAFEFTTLLAELDEQIQLSLADLKRPEGTDFDDSEVLKSKDSTSQKQQVEIILKNFVQLKQFFREGTVGIGGYSKEASDLGKQLSDKISEIGKLKSDNLLKEDELVAIRHHQKELEAQVSSLQKEKIQLEENIEIMLGEGAVTAKCLGDLRSKMMVLNSNMDSQISTNKILVKKSEELESGKQELEVHLSELEEENLQLSERISGLEAQLRYLTDERESHRLELQNSESQAMELKGEITRLENEIEAQKVDMRQKMEEMQKRWLEVQEECEYLKVANPKLQATTESLIEECSVLQKANRELRKQKAELNEHCAVLEAELKESEKVFSNMTSEVEALEEKYSSMLEEIASKEKALNLELEALLEENKKQKEKLVLEESLLNQKYLEKTAEVENLQREVAHLTEQISATQDEKEKTASEAVLEVSHLRADKAMLEAALQDLQGKLKLSDGKLNTFQVESETEAQELKEELASAKQKQEILMADHEKLLDLLEDVKSNEDKLKGTVRGLELKLKASEYENQQLAEEISSLKVQLQKTTVLQDEILDLKKTISESKFENERLEASFQMLSRDYEELKVERTLLAEKVSNSQQAVSELDACRRRKVALEEKVLRLQGDLTAREALGTQEAALKNELAQIRRENSQLQRKIKKLEEEKDDCLKKAQGLEEELKQIKQDQNSPKTQNIEENDNPSSSEKLFSETDQVQQHIDENHTQVDNNQNCNNETSQVSGAELLSKIQNLENELAEALEANDMYKAQLKSLLTKEVSFHSPGPEGDARKDRCDCQTSALEKELKELRERYSHMSLKYAEVEDQREQLMMQLRAASGRRRWF; from the exons ATGAGTAATCTAATCGGAAGACAAGATTCAACTGGTTCTCAAACTAGTACTCCAAGTGGATCTTATTCTTTTAATGACTCTTCCAGGTCAAACCACTCCTCTGTCGCTCCAAAGGTCTCCAGCTCCGGAAGCCATCCTCATAACCACAGGGAGGACTTGAATCGGGCTTCACGCCTTGTTCCCTCTTCTCCACTACGCAATACTGGTTCATCTAAAGATCTCTtggaagctgcagaaattacaATTGGGGAGCTTCGAGCAGAAGCTAGGATGTGGGAGCAAAACGCTCGAAAGTTGATGGTTGATTTGGAATATTCTCAGAAGGAATTTCTTGACCTTTCCAAACATCAAAAAAGTCTTGAGGCAGCACTTTCAGCATCACAGGCAGAATGTGATTGCTTGAAGCAGGAGATCAAAGAAGTAAAGATCTTATTGGAGGAGTCACAGATGAAACAGGCTGCTGCAAACAATTTGAAATTTCAGACTAAAAATAATGGCAATGTTCAAAAGGAGTTGGAAGAGGAGATAAGGTTTCAGAGAGAGGAGAATGCTAATTTGGCCTTACAGTTGAAGAAAACCCAAGAATCAAATATTGAGCTTGTTTCCATTCTTCAAGAACTGGAAGAAACTATAGAAAAGCAGAAAGTGGAAATTGATAACCTTTCAGCTGCTAAACAGACCAGAAAGTCTTCTGATTCTGATGGGGAAAGTGATATTGTTGAACAAAGAAGTCGACATTTGCTTGCAGAGAACAGGAATCTAGAGATCCAATTTCAGCTGCTGCAGGAATCACATGGGAAATCGGAAAGCACTATTCAGGCTCTGGAGAAAACTCTGGAAGAAAAGAACCATGAAATGGAGACCGAACAAGCTCTGAGGAGACAATCTCTGATGGATTGTGAAGCTGAATGGAACCGCAAATCAGCTGAAAAAGAGGAAACAATCATTAATTTGGAAATGAAATTGTCCGAAGCTCCTGATGTTCAAGGTTTAAAGGAAATGGATTCTGAAAAAGAAGGTAATTCTAATCTAatcaaagaaattgaagatCTAAAACTGAAGGTGCAGGAACTCGAGAGAGATTGCAACGAGCTTACTGATGAAAATCTGGAACTTCATTTTAAGCTCAAAGAATCAAGCAGAGATCATAGCACCACCTCTAATTCTCTTTTACCTGATCATCCAGGAAAGAACTCTTTTTCTAGGCATGAACCAGAAGTACCTTCTGCTGATCATTTACAGAGTCAATCTGTAGTTCTTGGAAATCGATGTGCTGACCTAGAGCTCCAGCTGGAAGCTTTCAAGGAGAAAACTTCTTATCTTGATGATGAACTCTCCAAGTATCGTGCCAGAGCAGATGAACAGGAGACTGAACTTGTCACACTGCAACAACAATTACAGCATTACCAGCAGACAGAAATTCAGAGTAAAGAATCCAGTATTTCTGAATCACCTGATGCCTTTGAATTCACTACATTGCTTGCTGAGTTAGATGAACAGATTCAACTTTCTTTAGCTGACTTAAAGCGTCCTGAGGGAACTGATTTTGATGACTCAGaggttttgaaaagtaaagATTCGACAAGTCAAAAACAGCAAGTTGAGATTATCTTGAAGAATTTTGTCCAGCTAAAACAATTCTTCAGAGAAGGTACTGTTGGTATTGGTGGATATAGTAAAGAGGCAAGTGATCTAGGAAAGCAATTGTCAGACAAGATATCTGAGATAGGGAAGCTTAAATCCGACAATTTGCTAAAGGAAGATGAGCTTGTGGCTATAAGACATCACCAAAAGGAGTTAGAAGCTCAGGTTTCTTCTcttcaaaaggagaaaatccAGTTGgaggaaaacatagaaatcatgcTTGGGGAAGGTGCTGTTACTGCCAAATGCTTGGGTGATTTACGGAGCAAAATGATGGTACTTAATAGCAATATGGATTCCCAAATTTCAACCAACAAGATACTTGTAAAGAAATCTGAAGAGCTTGAAAGTGGCAAGCAGGAATTGGAAGTTCATCTATCTGAACTAGAAGAAGAAAATCTACAATTATCAGAACGGATCAGTGGTTTGGAAGCACAATTAAGGTATCTGACTGATGAGAGAGAATCTCACCGTCTGGAACTACAAAATTCAGAATCTCAAGCAATGGAACTTAAGGGAGAGATAACAAGAttggaaaatgaaatagaaGCACAAAAGGTTGACATGAGACAGAAGATGGAAGAGATGCAAAAGCGGTGGTTAGAAGTTCAAGAAGAGTGTGAGTACCTAAAAGTTGCGAACCCCAAACTGCAAGCTACCACTGAAAGTCTTATTGAAGAATGTAGTGTGCTTCAGAAGGCAAATAGAGAATTACGGAAGCAAAAGGCGGAATTAAATGAGCATTGTGCAGTCTTGGAAGCAGAACTGAAGGAATCTGAAAAAGTTTTTTCTAATATGACTAGCGAAGTTGAAGCTTTGGAAGAAAAGTACTCCTCAATGCTCGAAGAAATAGCCTCAAAAGAGAAAGCCCTTAATTTGGAGCTAGAAGCACTTCTTGAAGAGAACAAGAAGCAGAAGGAAAAACTTGTTCTTGAAGAGAGCCTGTTAAATCAGAAGTACTTGGAGAAGACAGCTGAAGTCGAAAACCTCCAAAGAGAGGTTGCTCACCTCACTGAACAGATATCTGCCACCCAGGATGAAAAGGAGAAAACAGCATCCGAAGCTGTGCTTGAAGTTTCTCATTTACGTGCAGATAAAGCCATGCTTGAAGCTGCTCTACAAGATCTTCAAGGAAAGCTTAAATTATCTGACGGCAAACTCAATACATTTCAGGTGGAGTCTGAAACTGAGGCACAGGAACTTAAGGAAGAGCTAGCTTCTGCAAAGCAAAAACAGGAAATATTGATGGCTGACCATGAAAAACTATTAGATTTATTGGAAGATGTCAAATCCAATGAAGACAAACTGAAAGGCACTGTTAGAGGGCTCGAACTGAAACTCAAAGCTTCTGAGTATGAGAATCAGCAGTTGGCAGAAGAAATTTCCAGCCTTAAGGTCCAATTGCAGAAAACAACGGTCCTTCAGGATGAAATTTTAGATCTTAAAAAAACAATCAGTGAATccaagtttgaaaatgaaaggCTGGAAGCTTCTTTCCAAATGTTATCCAGAGACTATGAAGAACTCAAAGTTGAAAGAACCCTTTTAGCCGAGAAAGTCTCTAACAGTCAGCAAGCTGTTTCCGAGCTAGATGCTTGCAGACGTAGGAAAGTGGCCCTCGAAGAAAAGGTCCTCCGGCTGCAGGGTGATTTAACTGCAAGAGAAGCCTTGGGAACTCAGGAAGCTGCACTGAAAAATGAGCTGGCCCAAATTAGAAGAGAAAATAGCCAACTCCAGAGGAAGATAAAGAAGCTTGAGGAGGAGAAAGATGACTGCCTGAAGAAAGCCCAAGGCCTTGAAGAGGAACTGAAGCAGATAAAACAGGATCAAAACAGCCCCAAGACT CAGAACATAGAAGAGAACGATAACCCATCATCAAGTGAGAAGCTGTTCAGTGAAACGGACCAAGTACAGCAACATATAGATGAAAATCACACACag GTTGATAACAATCAAAACTGCAATAATGAGACTTCTCAAGTTTCAGGAGCCGAACTTTTGTCAAAAATTCAGAATCTTGAAAATGAACTTGCAGAAGCTTTGGAGGCAAATGACATGTATAAAGCACAGCTTAAGAG TTTGTTAACGAAAGAAGTAAGCTTCCATTCGCCTGGTCCGGAAGGGGATGCAAGAAAAGACAGATGTGATTGCCAGACATCAGCACTCGAGAAAGAGCTAAAAGAACTACGGGAACGATACTCCCACATGAGCCTCAAATATGCTGAAGTAGAAGATCAGCGAGAGCAACTCATGATGCAGCTTAGAGCTGCCAGTGGTCGAAGGCGCTGGTTTTAA